A portion of the uncultured Fibrobacter sp. genome contains these proteins:
- a CDS encoding glycosyl hydrolase: MFKNLLFTLGILPMTTLAFQIGAWVGGPGQYPQPTQTNVQAFQDLQGTHLDLISYFALFDINDWDATAQYANVAKNNGSTLVVTWMANGYKAQELVDGKADTYIRDYAKGVKGFGDEIWLRPLHEANGDWYDWGVGKSGAGNTDANVAEAFRHIVKIFKEEGVTNVKWVWTTNASNQGSGTTLTGNYPGDEYVDYISIDGYNWGTCQSWSSWQSFSQVFKKAYDALANINKPLFIAEISSSEKGGNKAEWITDMFEHFATDFSRVFAVMWFSQSKEDNEADWALNTSQAAVDAWKAGIAKMQSAQPSSSSSAGDVNPATSSSSGEGQTTGIGTVRQPSQGSLAYRDGKLYVRTTRPISASIVQFDYQGRVLWQSAVRQFFPGEHVIDTPEAGTQSIYKLSVLP; this comes from the coding sequence ATGTTCAAGAATCTCCTTTTCACGCTGGGAATCCTGCCTATGACTACTTTAGCTTTCCAGATTGGTGCCTGGGTCGGCGGGCCCGGCCAGTACCCGCAACCTACGCAGACTAACGTCCAGGCTTTCCAGGATTTGCAGGGCACGCATCTCGACCTCATCAGCTATTTTGCGCTCTTCGATATCAACGACTGGGACGCAACCGCGCAGTATGCGAATGTTGCGAAGAACAACGGCTCCACGCTGGTCGTCACATGGATGGCGAACGGCTACAAGGCGCAGGAACTGGTGGACGGCAAGGCCGACACCTACATCCGTGATTATGCAAAAGGCGTGAAGGGCTTCGGCGACGAAATCTGGCTCAGGCCGCTCCACGAAGCGAACGGTGACTGGTACGACTGGGGGGTAGGGAAATCCGGTGCCGGTAACACCGACGCGAATGTCGCCGAGGCCTTCCGCCACATCGTGAAAATCTTCAAGGAGGAAGGCGTCACGAACGTCAAGTGGGTATGGACCACCAACGCATCGAACCAGGGCAGCGGAACCACGCTCACGGGCAACTACCCTGGCGACGAATACGTCGATTACATCTCCATCGACGGCTACAACTGGGGCACGTGCCAAAGCTGGTCTAGCTGGCAGTCGTTCTCGCAGGTGTTCAAGAAGGCCTACGACGCACTTGCCAACATAAACAAGCCCCTCTTTATCGCCGAAATCTCGAGCTCCGAGAAGGGCGGCAACAAGGCCGAATGGATTACCGACATGTTCGAGCACTTCGCCACAGACTTCTCGCGCGTGTTCGCGGTAATGTGGTTCAGCCAGAGCAAGGAAGACAACGAGGCAGACTGGGCGCTCAACACGTCGCAGGCCGCCGTGGACGCCTGGAAGGCGGGCATCGCCAAGATGCAGAGCGCACAGCCGTCATCTTCCAGCAGCGCAGGCGATGTCAATCCGGCTACATCGAGCTCATCGGGCGAAGGCCAGACAACCGGAATCGGGACAGTCCGCCAGCCAAGCCAAGGCTCGCTCGCCTATCGCGACGGCAAGCTCTACGTGCGCACCACCAGGCCCATCAGCGCAAGCATCGTGCAGTTCGACTACCAGGGCCGCGTCCTGTGGCAGAGCGCCGTGCGGCAGTTCTTCCCCGGCGAACATGTCATCGACACGCCGGAAGCGGGCACGCAAAGCATCTACAAGCTTTCCGTGCTGCCGTAG
- a CDS encoding glycosyl hydrolase family 8 codes for MRRQNKFINTAVLCLGFAVVSAMAQDNTATKPVPTKFFDENGAYYGPDCDETNYSGAYYTGDYTSPFKTILGKTDKEIQDKVDELWNHYFGGQNDKTVYYEDNDGGYIVDINNNDIRSEGMSYGMMIAVQTNHKEQFGKLWNWAKKHMWKDPATGGSGYFAWQANRDGSVRDWGNAPDGEIYFMMSLLFAAHRWNDEGYMKDAQSILKACWKGNGQSLYSEQSYIATFQPSDGNNTWGDASYSLPAFVDLFSRWSTTNNDKWKKATKATRDHIYNSANPQSGLCSDYSNFDGTPHHAFSDNSTKYAFDAIRCPMNYGMDYYLFGADAERQTKIAKVITDFFEKDGYKHGHFNWDGTSGYGDFTIGQAGANAVATYALLDVPEYKDLVKKVLQKAWDSKPIVGSQRYYDGLVHFLAMLHLTGNFKIWKPKPKEVKEKTMEATTIGDTEFKEGDKIDWFEDCQLYKVTFSAPAAPTPQPGDSTGVTTQPGDSTGVTTQPGDSTAVATPLPYESKDSTDAIRLMYMRDYGYKMQRDYNLKGCKVNSSNRARGAYYGRMVPMK; via the coding sequence ATGAGGAGACAAAATAAGTTCATCAATACGGCCGTATTGTGCCTTGGCTTTGCCGTGGTTTCGGCCATGGCTCAAGACAACACGGCAACAAAGCCCGTGCCCACCAAGTTCTTCGACGAGAACGGCGCCTACTACGGCCCGGACTGCGACGAGACGAATTACTCGGGAGCCTACTACACAGGCGATTACACGAGCCCCTTCAAGACCATCCTGGGCAAGACCGACAAGGAAATCCAGGACAAGGTTGACGAACTGTGGAACCACTACTTCGGTGGCCAGAACGACAAGACCGTGTATTACGAAGACAACGACGGCGGCTACATCGTCGACATCAACAACAACGACATCCGTTCCGAAGGCATGTCCTACGGCATGATGATTGCCGTGCAGACCAACCACAAGGAACAGTTCGGCAAGCTCTGGAACTGGGCCAAGAAGCACATGTGGAAGGACCCCGCCACGGGTGGAAGCGGCTATTTTGCCTGGCAGGCGAACCGTGACGGTTCCGTGCGCGACTGGGGCAACGCTCCCGATGGCGAAATCTACTTCATGATGTCGCTTCTGTTCGCGGCACACCGCTGGAACGACGAAGGCTACATGAAGGATGCGCAGAGCATCTTGAAGGCCTGCTGGAAAGGCAACGGCCAGTCCCTGTACAGCGAACAGTCCTATATCGCGACCTTCCAGCCGTCCGACGGCAACAACACCTGGGGCGACGCCTCCTACAGCTTGCCCGCGTTCGTTGACCTGTTCAGCCGCTGGTCGACGACCAACAACGACAAGTGGAAAAAGGCGACGAAGGCCACCCGCGACCACATCTACAATTCTGCCAACCCGCAGTCGGGCCTGTGCAGCGACTACAGCAACTTTGACGGAACTCCGCATCACGCATTCAGCGACAACTCTACCAAGTATGCGTTCGACGCCATCCGTTGCCCCATGAACTACGGCATGGACTACTACCTGTTCGGTGCCGATGCGGAACGCCAGACGAAGATTGCGAAGGTCATCACCGACTTTTTCGAGAAGGACGGCTACAAGCACGGCCACTTCAACTGGGACGGCACTAGCGGTTATGGTGATTTCACGATTGGCCAGGCCGGTGCGAACGCCGTGGCGACCTACGCCTTGCTGGACGTGCCCGAATATAAGGACCTTGTCAAGAAGGTGCTGCAGAAGGCCTGGGATTCCAAGCCCATCGTCGGTAGCCAGCGTTACTATGACGGCCTCGTGCACTTCCTCGCCATGCTCCACCTGACCGGCAACTTCAAGATCTGGAAGCCCAAGCCGAAGGAAGTGAAGGAAAAGACGATGGAAGCCACCACAATCGGCGACACCGAATTCAAGGAAGGTGACAAGATCGACTGGTTCGAAGATTGCCAACTCTACAAGGTGACCTTCTCCGCTCCGGCAGCTCCCACGCCGCAGCCGGGCGATTCCACGGGTGTCACCACGCAACCTGGCGACTCCACGGGTGTCACTACGCAACCCGGCGATTCTACGGCCGTTGCCACGCCGCTGCCGTATGAATCGAAAGACTCTACGGATGCGATTCGCCTGATGTACATGCGCGATTACGGGTACAAGATGCAGCGCGACTACAACCTGAAGGGCTGCAAGGTCAACAGCTCGAACAGGGCCCGCGGCGCCTACTACGGCAGAATGGTGCCAATGAAGTAA
- a CDS encoding glycosyl hydrolase family 8: MRRSKTAIKAALCLGIFMASAMAQESTAAATSVPTKFFDENGAYYGPDCDKDKNYSGAYYTGDYTSAFKKYLGKTDEEIQEKMDALWNHYFKGDDNSKVFYDKGNEGYIKDINNNDVRSEGMSYGMMIAVQTGHKEEFDKLWKWAKNHMWHKGGDWDGYFAWQRNDSGTGGDDNCAPDGEMYFMMSLLFAANRWDDDQYRKDAHYIMDKMWNNPSHKLFNQGNYIIVFQPLGSGNDFSDPSYDLPAYLELFSRWAEKDTDKWKKAVSAARNHLYVSSNKNSGLFADYSTFDGQPQSYSYNQNSTKYMYDAMRSAMNFGMDFYLFGADSAREVEMAKRIIDFFEKDKYEHARFNWDGTGGSESYTQGEKGANAVAALALKDVSGYDEIIKKNLQMAWDEPFMTGQYRYYDGLVHYLAMLHLSGTFKIWKPKPKDVKEKTMEAAKIGDTEFKEGDIIDWFEDCQLYKVTFTASTTTPPTPGDSTVTTPPQPGDSTVVSPNPGVTTPTPGDSTDAIRQMYMRDYGYKMQRDYNLKGCKVNSSNRARGAYYGRMVPAK; encoded by the coding sequence ATGAGGAGATCAAAAACCGCAATCAAGGCAGCGTTATGCCTTGGCATTTTCATGGCTTCGGCCATGGCTCAAGAATCCACCGCGGCGGCAACGTCCGTGCCCACCAAGTTCTTCGACGAGAACGGCGCCTATTACGGCCCGGACTGCGACAAGGACAAGAACTACAGCGGCGCCTACTATACGGGCGATTACACCAGCGCCTTCAAGAAATACTTGGGCAAGACCGATGAAGAGATCCAGGAAAAAATGGACGCTCTTTGGAATCACTACTTCAAGGGTGATGATAATTCCAAGGTCTTTTACGACAAGGGTAACGAAGGCTACATCAAGGACATCAACAACAACGACGTCCGTTCCGAAGGCATGTCCTACGGTATGATGATTGCCGTGCAGACGGGTCACAAGGAAGAATTCGACAAGCTCTGGAAATGGGCCAAGAACCACATGTGGCACAAGGGCGGTGACTGGGACGGTTATTTTGCGTGGCAACGTAACGACAGTGGCACCGGTGGCGATGACAACTGCGCGCCGGACGGCGAAATGTACTTCATGATGTCCCTCCTGTTTGCGGCAAACCGCTGGGACGATGATCAGTACAGAAAGGACGCCCATTATATCATGGACAAGATGTGGAACAACCCGAGCCACAAGCTCTTCAACCAGGGCAACTACATTATCGTGTTCCAGCCGCTTGGCAGCGGTAACGATTTCTCCGACCCGTCTTACGACTTGCCGGCTTACCTGGAATTGTTCTCCCGCTGGGCCGAAAAGGATACCGACAAGTGGAAAAAGGCTGTGTCCGCCGCACGCAATCACCTTTATGTGTCTTCCAACAAGAACTCCGGTTTGTTCGCCGACTACAGCACCTTCGATGGCCAGCCGCAGTCTTATTCGTACAACCAGAATTCGACCAAGTACATGTACGACGCCATGCGCTCCGCGATGAACTTCGGTATGGACTTCTACCTGTTCGGTGCCGACTCTGCTCGCGAAGTTGAAATGGCAAAGCGTATTATCGACTTCTTCGAGAAGGACAAGTATGAGCATGCCCGCTTCAACTGGGACGGCACGGGTGGTTCCGAAAGCTACACGCAGGGTGAAAAGGGCGCAAATGCCGTGGCCGCCCTGGCCCTCAAGGACGTGAGCGGTTACGATGAAATTATCAAGAAGAACCTGCAGATGGCCTGGGACGAACCGTTCATGACCGGTCAGTACCGCTACTACGACGGCCTAGTCCACTACCTCGCCATGCTCCACCTGTCCGGCACCTTCAAGATTTGGAAGCCGAAGCCGAAGGATGTCAAGGAAAAGACGATGGAAGCCGCCAAGATTGGCGACACTGAATTCAAGGAAGGCGACATCATCGATTGGTTCGAAGACTGCCAGCTTTACAAGGTGACCTTCACGGCATCGACCACCACCCCGCCGACACCTGGCGATTCTACGGTCACGACTCCGCCGCAACCGGGCGATTCTACGGTTGTCTCGCCGAATCCTGGCGTCACCACGCCGACCCCGGGTGATTCCACGGATGCGATTCGCCAGATGTACATGCGCGATTACGGCTACAAGATGCAGCGCGACTACAACCTGAAGGGCTGCAAGGTCAACAGCTCCAACAGGGCCCGCGGCGCCTACTACGGCAGGATGGTCCCGGCCAAGTAA
- a CDS encoding ATP-binding protein, which produces MDYAVINPFLTSGYIGADYFCDREEETKKLTRLLTNGNNVALISSRRMGKTGLVRHCFAQQKITRKYNTFVIDIYATKNLSDFVYEMGRQIVNTLKPRGKKAIESFIDTVKSLRTGITFDVQGLPSWNVELGGVQAPAITLEEIFSYIENAGKPCLIAIDEFQSISCYPEKNVEATLRTYIQNCHNANFVFAGSERSMMGEIFMSAARPFYQSVSIMNLDVIPEDKYSAFVKHHFEANGRNIAEDAIHETYGRFNGVTWYIQKVMNYAYSITDKGCSFELTQLESVVEDIVEENSEIYKNMLFLLTPPQKTLLVAIGKEGRVSQITGRAFLKKYSLSASSVQKALATLLEKQVVTNNQGVYEAYDKFMTIWLGWG; this is translated from the coding sequence ATGGATTATGCCGTAATAAACCCTTTCTTGACTTCGGGTTATATCGGTGCGGATTACTTTTGCGACCGTGAAGAAGAAACCAAGAAACTCACCCGTTTGTTGACTAACGGGAACAATGTGGCATTGATTTCTTCGCGCCGTATGGGGAAGACGGGGCTTGTCCGGCATTGTTTTGCCCAACAAAAAATCACCCGCAAGTACAACACGTTTGTAATTGACATCTACGCGACAAAAAATCTTAGTGATTTTGTTTACGAGATGGGACGCCAGATCGTGAATACCTTGAAACCTCGCGGGAAAAAGGCGATAGAATCATTTATCGATACGGTAAAGTCGCTACGGACGGGGATTACGTTCGATGTGCAGGGGTTGCCCTCGTGGAATGTGGAACTGGGAGGTGTTCAGGCTCCAGCAATCACCTTGGAAGAAATTTTTTCGTACATCGAAAATGCCGGTAAACCATGCCTGATTGCCATAGATGAATTCCAGTCCATTTCGTGCTATCCTGAGAAAAATGTCGAGGCTACGCTGCGCACCTATATCCAGAATTGCCATAATGCAAATTTTGTATTTGCCGGTTCGGAGCGGAGCATGATGGGTGAAATCTTTATGTCGGCTGCGCGCCCTTTTTACCAGAGCGTGTCCATCATGAATTTGGATGTGATTCCCGAAGACAAATATTCCGCTTTCGTAAAGCACCATTTCGAAGCTAACGGACGCAACATTGCCGAAGATGCAATACACGAGACGTATGGCCGTTTTAATGGCGTCACGTGGTATATCCAGAAAGTTATGAACTACGCCTATTCCATTACAGACAAGGGCTGTTCGTTTGAATTGACTCAACTGGAAAGTGTGGTGGAAGACATCGTCGAGGAAAACTCGGAGATATACAAGAACATGCTCTTCCTCCTGACTCCACCGCAAAAGACGCTTCTTGTTGCCATTGGCAAAGAAGGGCGTGTTTCGCAAATTACGGGGCGTGCGTTCCTGAAAAAGTACAGCCTTTCGGCGAGCAGTGTCCAAAAAGCTTTGGCTACTTTGCTTGAAAAGCAGGTTGTTACGAACAATCAAGGCGTTTACGAGGCCTACGACAAGTTCATGACCATATGGCTTGGCTGGGGCTGA